From a region of the Myxococcaceae bacterium JPH2 genome:
- the pyrF gene encoding orotidine-5'-phosphate decarboxylase, with amino-acid sequence MSSRPSFAQRFALLAAQRSPFCLGIDPSRDLLARWGLPDTVQGLGDFCERLADAVGPRVAVVKPQSAFFERHGPGGLQVLQRLLVRFKQEGALTLLDVKRGDIGSTMDAYAEALFGAGSPYDVDAATFTAYLGLGALAKTVERARAHGACAFVVVRSSNPEGVGLQSALDSEGRTVAQALADGIRAFNTQAGPDALPVGAVMGATLPEGDRAVVERLGGALLLTPGIGSQGAGFGDLPRLFAGRERQVIPTAARSVLEAGPDAASLRKALEEHVEPSRRFHGAGA; translated from the coding sequence ATGTCGTCCCGTCCATCCTTCGCCCAGCGCTTCGCGCTCCTCGCGGCGCAGCGCTCTCCCTTCTGCCTGGGCATTGATCCGTCGCGTGACCTGCTCGCGCGCTGGGGACTGCCGGACACCGTCCAGGGGCTGGGCGATTTCTGCGAGCGGCTGGCGGACGCGGTGGGCCCGCGCGTGGCGGTGGTGAAGCCGCAGAGCGCCTTCTTCGAGCGCCACGGCCCCGGCGGACTCCAGGTCCTCCAGCGGCTGCTCGTGCGCTTCAAGCAGGAGGGCGCGCTCACGCTGCTGGACGTCAAGCGCGGCGACATCGGCTCCACGATGGACGCGTACGCGGAGGCCCTCTTCGGCGCGGGCAGTCCCTATGACGTGGACGCGGCCACCTTCACCGCGTACCTGGGCCTGGGCGCGCTCGCCAAGACGGTGGAGCGCGCGCGAGCCCACGGCGCCTGCGCCTTCGTCGTCGTGCGCTCGTCCAACCCCGAGGGCGTGGGCCTCCAGTCCGCCCTGGACTCAGAGGGCCGCACCGTGGCCCAGGCGCTGGCGGACGGCATCCGCGCCTTCAACACGCAGGCGGGCCCGGACGCGCTGCCCGTGGGCGCGGTGATGGGCGCCACGCTGCCGGAGGGCGACCGCGCCGTCGTCGAGCGGCTGGGCGGCGCGCTGCTGCTCACGCCCGGCATCGGCTCGCAGGGCGCGGGCTTCGGAGACCTGCCCCGCCTCTTCGCCGGGCGCGAGCGGCAGGTCATCCCCACCGCCGCGCGCTCCGTGTTGGAGGCGGGCCCCGACGCGGCCTCGCTGCGCAAGGCGCTGGAGGAGCACGTCGAGCCCTCGCGCCGATTCCACGGCGCCGGGGCCTGA
- a CDS encoding MOSC domain-containing protein gives MRAPHLTGRLVRVLVCTEQKTFVTREVPEVRLSFEGIEGDRHAGLTRPADVRTPWFPRGTPIRNTRQLSLVADDELAEVASKLGVPQVLAAWLGANLELSRVPRLTHLPPGTRLFFPEEATLVVEGENMPCTGPGEVIAEHHPDREGLASRFVKAAFQRRGLVAWVERPGLVRAGDEVRVMLPAPVTYSLPGGSPAS, from the coding sequence ATGCGCGCTCCCCACCTCACTGGTCGCCTCGTCCGCGTGCTCGTGTGCACCGAGCAGAAGACGTTCGTCACGCGGGAGGTGCCCGAGGTGCGGCTCTCGTTCGAGGGCATCGAGGGAGACCGTCACGCGGGGCTGACGCGCCCAGCGGATGTCCGCACACCGTGGTTCCCTCGGGGCACGCCCATCCGCAACACGCGGCAACTGTCGCTCGTGGCGGACGACGAGCTGGCGGAGGTGGCCTCCAAGCTCGGTGTGCCGCAAGTGCTGGCCGCGTGGCTGGGCGCGAACCTGGAGCTGTCCCGAGTCCCCCGCTTGACGCACCTGCCGCCCGGCACCCGGCTCTTCTTTCCCGAGGAGGCCACGCTGGTGGTGGAGGGCGAGAACATGCCCTGCACCGGCCCGGGGGAAGTCATCGCGGAGCATCACCCGGACCGCGAGGGACTCGCGAGCCGCTTCGTGAAGGCCGCCTTCCAGCGCCGAGGACTGGTGGCGTGGGTGGAGCGTCCGGGCCTCGTGCGCGCGGGCGACGAAGTGCGCGTGATGCTGCCCGCGCCAGTGACGTACTCGCTGCCCGGCGGAAGTCCCGCGAGCTGA
- a CDS encoding pentapeptide repeat-containing protein encodes MPKAPSIEKLLQNGSAEWNRLRKAGQVPTDHTGATFTQLFSANTDLSGLGLIGSEWERCDLSKVNFRDSDLSNAYFHGGRLQDCDFRGANLEGCTFEKLKLLRCDFTGAKGLEDIEMDDVDMDRVVGLDGEEAPPPPPPPAQGITAFTREQRDKVLGTQGGAPSILGNEPLGDDLPPFRPQDPPGSLFFRALKRMPMPPLWVLDVPGLRPLLPQRLPPGNALETLYREAVKTRLENKKPSADPGAVDRAQKALRMGTKDAHVAAMYLREVGVLPLFRFATAKTLKDMLRASVEVDDLTGDIDPRTTGALLELRLPHEVVEHLQEARRRLAATQLYTSLLEAGFSPENNWDEALESSDAAMELAQLATGEDRTALFEGFQVFAALPDESRLRRLAYLAESVTNLELVSRLPEGMEPAWLTGPETRECHEREMTYVQSLKASEIPEKVAALAKAELGVPEGEVPEESEGDLFVHLRCDVCGKEKLIVQSPEE; translated from the coding sequence ATGCCGAAAGCCCCCAGTATCGAGAAGCTGCTCCAGAATGGCTCGGCGGAATGGAACCGGCTGCGCAAGGCCGGCCAGGTTCCGACCGATCATACCGGCGCCACGTTCACGCAGCTCTTCTCCGCCAACACGGACTTGTCGGGCCTTGGCCTGATTGGTTCGGAATGGGAGCGGTGCGACCTGTCGAAGGTGAACTTCCGCGACTCGGACCTCTCCAACGCCTACTTCCATGGAGGTCGCTTGCAGGACTGCGACTTCCGCGGCGCCAACCTCGAGGGCTGTACCTTCGAGAAGTTGAAGCTGCTTCGCTGTGACTTCACGGGCGCCAAGGGCCTGGAAGACATCGAGATGGACGACGTGGACATGGACCGCGTCGTGGGCCTGGATGGCGAAGAAGCGCCGCCGCCGCCCCCACCGCCCGCTCAGGGCATCACCGCCTTCACCCGCGAGCAACGAGACAAGGTGCTCGGCACGCAGGGTGGCGCCCCGTCCATCCTGGGCAACGAGCCCCTGGGTGACGACCTGCCGCCCTTCCGTCCGCAGGACCCGCCCGGCTCGCTCTTCTTCCGGGCCCTCAAGCGGATGCCCATGCCGCCCCTGTGGGTGTTGGACGTGCCGGGACTCCGGCCGCTCCTGCCGCAGCGGCTTCCGCCGGGCAACGCGCTGGAGACGCTCTACCGCGAGGCCGTGAAGACGCGGCTGGAGAACAAGAAGCCGTCGGCGGACCCCGGCGCGGTGGACCGCGCGCAGAAGGCCCTGCGCATGGGCACCAAGGACGCCCACGTGGCGGCCATGTACCTGCGCGAAGTGGGCGTGCTGCCGCTGTTCCGCTTCGCCACCGCGAAGACGCTCAAGGACATGCTGCGCGCCTCGGTGGAGGTGGATGACCTGACGGGCGACATCGACCCGCGGACGACGGGCGCGCTCCTGGAGCTGCGGCTGCCGCACGAGGTGGTGGAGCACCTGCAGGAGGCGCGGCGCCGGCTGGCGGCCACGCAGCTGTACACCTCGCTGCTGGAGGCCGGCTTCAGCCCGGAGAACAACTGGGACGAGGCGCTCGAGTCCAGCGACGCGGCCATGGAGCTGGCGCAGCTGGCCACCGGGGAGGACCGCACCGCCCTCTTCGAGGGCTTCCAGGTCTTCGCCGCGCTGCCGGACGAGTCGCGACTGCGGCGGCTGGCGTACCTGGCCGAGTCCGTCACCAACCTGGAGCTGGTCAGCCGGCTGCCCGAGGGCATGGAGCCGGCGTGGCTCACCGGGCCCGAGACGCGCGAGTGCCACGAGCGCGAGATGACCTACGTGCAGTCGCTCAAGGCCTCGGAGATTCCGGAGAAGGTCGCGGCGCTCGCGAAGGCCGAGCTGGGCGTGCCCGAGGGCGAGGTGCCCGAGGAGAGCGAGGGCGACCTGTTCGTCCACCTGCGCTGCGACGTGTGCGGCAAGGAGAAGCTCATCGTCCAGTCGCCGGAAGAGTAA
- a CDS encoding RluA family pseudouridine synthase has translation MIEYRIEADTAGMRLDKHLRKRMPNVPVSHLFKMIRTKKVRVNGKRAQPEQQLAEGDVLTIRGSEEQLLHAERPKSDRPPPPPPPLEPDRLVILTEDDWFMAVDKPSGMAVHTGSGITGGTLVDYVRAYLGPKAVRNDFAASPAHRLDRETSGVILVAKRRPAMVHFTEIFTHGHPKKRYLTLVKGKMPRDSGTIDLPLSEHQQTAESKARRGVNMQEALTRWTLVRQSSEAALLSCTIETGRTHQIRRHLTAIGHPVAGDKKYGDFAFNRDVRARWGLKRLFLHAERIEFPHPEHGGKVAVEAPMPPELLDVLKRAALQP, from the coding sequence ATGATCGAGTACCGAATCGAAGCCGACACCGCCGGGATGCGCCTGGACAAGCACCTGCGCAAGCGGATGCCCAACGTTCCCGTCAGCCACCTCTTCAAGATGATCCGCACCAAGAAGGTGCGGGTGAATGGGAAGCGGGCCCAGCCCGAGCAACAGCTCGCCGAAGGCGACGTGCTCACCATCCGAGGCAGTGAGGAGCAGCTGCTCCACGCGGAGCGTCCGAAATCGGACCGTCCGCCCCCCCCGCCGCCGCCCCTGGAGCCGGACCGGCTGGTCATCCTCACGGAGGACGACTGGTTCATGGCCGTGGACAAGCCCAGCGGCATGGCGGTCCACACCGGCAGCGGCATCACCGGCGGTACGCTGGTGGACTATGTGCGCGCCTACCTGGGCCCCAAGGCGGTCCGCAACGACTTCGCCGCGTCCCCGGCGCACCGGCTGGACCGGGAAACCTCGGGCGTCATCCTGGTGGCCAAGCGCCGCCCGGCGATGGTGCACTTCACCGAGATCTTCACCCACGGCCACCCCAAGAAGCGCTACCTCACGCTGGTGAAGGGGAAGATGCCCCGCGACTCGGGCACCATCGACCTGCCCCTGTCCGAGCACCAACAGACCGCCGAGTCCAAGGCGCGTCGGGGGGTGAACATGCAGGAGGCCCTCACCCGCTGGACGCTCGTCCGCCAATCGAGCGAGGCGGCCCTTCTTTCCTGCACCATCGAGACAGGGCGCACCCATCAGATAAGAAGGCACTTGACGGCCATTGGCCACCCGGTGGCCGGGGACAAGAAGTACGGTGACTTCGCCTTCAACCGCGACGTGCGGGCGCGCTGGGGGCTCAAACGTTTGTTCCTGCACGCTGAGCGCATTGAGTTTCCGCACCCCGAACATGGGGGGAAGGTCGCCGTCGAGGCGCCCATGCCCCCGGAGCTGCTGGACGTGCTGAAGCGGGCCGCGCTCCAGCCTTGA
- a CDS encoding MBL fold metallo-hydrolase, which produces MSVELRRNGLHLTGTALSLDAKRKSPLSFVSHGHADHIARHERTIATAATLRFMTHRLGPISAPLAVPYRQPFELGPLVLELLPAGHILGSAQLRVIRSDGRRIVYTGDLNVVPSLTAEATEVAECDTLVIESTFGHPRYRFPPRAEVLGQVESWVRAHLERGAVPVLLGYPLGKSQEAMKYLSGRGFRLVAHDSIYEMAELYAELGMPVGNVRRYEGAVEPGEVLFFPPHKVRGGGLAPLWPRATAVLTGWAMDPGAARRYSADVAFPVSDHADFPSLVAYAKATGASEVVTCHGFADELAQALRDAGLDARALGKPQQLALL; this is translated from the coding sequence ATGAGTGTGGAGCTGAGGCGAAACGGGTTGCACTTGACGGGGACCGCGCTGTCCCTGGACGCGAAGCGCAAGTCGCCGCTGTCCTTCGTCAGTCATGGGCACGCGGACCACATCGCGCGCCACGAGCGGACCATCGCCACGGCGGCCACGCTGCGCTTCATGACGCACCGGCTGGGGCCCATCAGCGCGCCGCTGGCCGTGCCCTACCGTCAGCCCTTCGAGCTGGGGCCGCTCGTCCTGGAGCTGCTGCCGGCGGGGCACATCCTCGGCAGCGCGCAGCTGCGCGTCATCCGGAGTGACGGCCGCCGCATCGTCTACACGGGCGACCTGAACGTGGTGCCCTCGCTCACCGCCGAGGCGACCGAGGTGGCCGAGTGCGACACGCTCGTCATCGAGTCGACGTTCGGCCACCCGCGCTACCGCTTCCCGCCGCGCGCGGAGGTGCTGGGGCAGGTGGAGTCGTGGGTGCGCGCGCACTTGGAGCGGGGCGCGGTGCCCGTGCTGTTGGGCTACCCGCTGGGCAAGAGCCAGGAGGCGATGAAGTACCTGTCCGGCCGAGGCTTCCGCCTGGTGGCGCACGACTCCATCTACGAGATGGCCGAGCTGTACGCGGAGCTGGGCATGCCCGTCGGGAACGTGCGTCGCTACGAGGGCGCGGTGGAGCCGGGCGAGGTCCTCTTCTTCCCGCCGCACAAGGTTCGCGGAGGTGGGCTCGCTCCGTTGTGGCCTCGGGCCACGGCGGTGCTGACGGGGTGGGCCATGGACCCTGGCGCGGCGCGACGCTACAGCGCGGACGTGGCGTTCCCGGTGTCGGACCACGCGGACTTCCCCTCGCTGGTGGCGTACGCGAAGGCCACGGGCGCAAGCGAGGTCGTCACCTGTCACGGCTTCGCGGATGAGCTGGCGCAGGCCCTGCGCGATGCGGGCCTGGATGCGCGAGCCTTGGGCAAGCCGCAGCAGCTCGCGTTGCTCTGA
- a CDS encoding PBP1A family penicillin-binding protein gives MSDPKNDRSRSKLVLDGVPPQRFFLVRLLKLVCVLALSGATAAVLAVVTAYYIFSDGLPAIPKVDEYSPPIVTEVYTDDAVLAGEFYNERRKVVPYERIPKRLVQAFIASEDSSFFDHQGVDVLGTARAVSKTVMSKLHLRAGGVQGGSTLTQQTAKAVLISAEGYKEATAKTPKRKIREAILAFRLEQALTKEEILYLYLNNVFLGHHSYGVQSAAENYYRKDVRDLTLGEMTLIAGLPQAPSRYSPFLRPEAARRRRSYVLGRMLTEGMISKAEHDAANAEPVKVYPVEDVFHEFAPYFTEQVRKDVVDRYGNPVLLKEGLKVFTTMDSERQRAAQDAVMDGLLSVDKRQGYRGPVQQLAGEAERRAFIEKAKKAMGKEELVDGRLYVGIVTAMDDDGKGADVQVGPYQGRLPLLGMRWARKVNPEGYYPAMMITSVKKALSVGDVIVVRHVTKKDLTDDKEQWDKKLAEDIPEEGAKLFRLEQTPEAQSALVSIDPHRQYLSAMVGGYDFDDNEFNRAFQACRQPGSSFKPFVYSAALENLNWTEATVIVDSPIVEHDPDNKVSWKPENYSEAFVGDVLLRTALVNSMNIPAVKTFAAVGVKPMAEWAKKLGMTTPMNMDFSAALGSSCVYPWDLANVYSTFNRYGRKKPTYFIRKVEDRFGRTLEDHTAFDDPWAPLQDRVAAGYARLFEPGDQVMSPETGFILTHLLRGVVLQGTGGPAQRLGKPAAGKTGTTNDSFDAWFSGFTRDLVTVAWVGYDLNPHPLGRYETGGRAALPIWLAYMKRALEGRPQSEFYPWQSMDLVRLNIDKKTGKVAPLGAKNSEIMFFKKGTEPKEEVPDKNQVGVDQFMMGAQ, from the coding sequence ATGTCCGACCCGAAGAACGACCGCAGCCGCTCGAAGCTGGTCCTCGACGGCGTGCCCCCCCAGCGCTTCTTTCTGGTGCGCTTGCTGAAGCTGGTGTGCGTGCTGGCGCTGTCGGGCGCCACCGCCGCCGTGCTCGCCGTGGTGACCGCCTACTACATCTTCTCCGATGGGCTGCCCGCCATCCCGAAGGTGGACGAGTACTCGCCCCCCATCGTCACCGAGGTCTACACCGACGACGCGGTGCTGGCCGGCGAGTTCTACAACGAGCGCCGCAAGGTGGTGCCCTACGAGCGCATCCCCAAGCGGCTCGTGCAGGCCTTCATCGCCAGCGAGGACTCGAGCTTCTTCGACCACCAGGGCGTGGACGTGCTGGGCACCGCGCGCGCTGTCTCCAAGACGGTGATGTCCAAGCTGCACCTGCGGGCCGGCGGCGTCCAGGGTGGCTCCACCCTCACGCAGCAGACCGCCAAGGCGGTGCTCATCTCCGCCGAGGGCTACAAGGAAGCCACCGCCAAGACGCCCAAGCGCAAGATTCGCGAGGCCATCCTCGCGTTCCGGCTGGAGCAGGCGCTGACCAAGGAAGAGATCCTCTATCTCTATCTCAACAACGTCTTCCTCGGGCACCACAGCTACGGCGTGCAGAGCGCGGCGGAGAACTACTACCGCAAGGATGTTCGCGACCTGACACTGGGCGAGATGACGCTCATCGCGGGTCTGCCGCAGGCGCCCAGCCGCTACTCGCCCTTCCTGCGTCCGGAGGCCGCGCGCCGGCGCCGCTCGTACGTGCTGGGCCGCATGCTGACGGAGGGGATGATCTCCAAGGCGGAGCATGACGCCGCCAACGCCGAGCCGGTGAAGGTGTATCCGGTGGAGGACGTCTTCCACGAGTTCGCGCCGTACTTCACCGAGCAGGTGCGCAAGGACGTGGTGGACCGCTACGGCAACCCCGTCCTCCTGAAGGAAGGCCTCAAGGTCTTCACCACCATGGACAGCGAGCGCCAGCGCGCCGCGCAGGACGCGGTGATGGACGGCCTGCTCTCCGTGGACAAGCGCCAGGGCTACCGCGGGCCGGTGCAGCAGCTCGCCGGTGAGGCCGAGCGCCGCGCCTTCATCGAGAAGGCCAAGAAGGCCATGGGCAAGGAGGAGCTGGTCGACGGCCGGCTCTACGTGGGCATCGTCACCGCGATGGACGACGACGGGAAGGGCGCCGACGTGCAGGTGGGCCCGTACCAGGGCCGGCTGCCGCTCTTGGGCATGCGCTGGGCGCGCAAGGTGAATCCGGAGGGTTACTACCCCGCGATGATGATCACCTCGGTGAAGAAGGCCCTGAGCGTGGGCGACGTCATCGTGGTGCGGCACGTGACGAAGAAGGACCTCACGGACGACAAGGAGCAGTGGGACAAGAAGCTCGCGGAGGACATCCCCGAGGAGGGCGCGAAGCTCTTCCGGCTGGAGCAGACCCCCGAGGCCCAGAGCGCGCTCGTCTCCATCGACCCGCATCGCCAGTACCTGAGCGCCATGGTGGGCGGGTACGACTTCGACGACAACGAGTTCAACCGCGCCTTCCAGGCGTGCCGTCAGCCGGGCAGCTCCTTCAAGCCGTTCGTGTACTCGGCGGCGCTGGAGAACCTGAACTGGACCGAGGCCACCGTCATCGTGGACTCGCCCATCGTGGAGCACGACCCGGACAACAAGGTGTCGTGGAAGCCGGAGAACTACAGCGAGGCGTTCGTGGGCGACGTGCTGCTGCGCACCGCGCTGGTGAACTCCATGAACATCCCCGCGGTGAAGACGTTCGCGGCGGTGGGCGTGAAGCCCATGGCCGAGTGGGCCAAGAAGCTCGGCATGACGACGCCGATGAACATGGACTTCTCCGCGGCGCTCGGCTCCTCGTGCGTGTACCCGTGGGACCTGGCCAACGTGTACTCGACGTTCAACCGCTACGGCCGCAAGAAGCCCACGTACTTCATCCGCAAGGTGGAGGACCGCTTCGGCCGCACGCTGGAGGACCACACCGCGTTCGATGACCCCTGGGCGCCGCTCCAGGACCGCGTCGCCGCGGGCTACGCGCGCCTCTTCGAGCCGGGCGATCAGGTGATGAGCCCCGAGACGGGCTTCATCCTCACGCACCTCCTGCGCGGCGTGGTGCTCCAGGGCACCGGCGGTCCCGCGCAGCGGTTGGGCAAGCCCGCGGCCGGCAAGACGGGCACCACCAACGACTCGTTCGACGCGTGGTTCTCTGGCTTCACGCGCGACCTCGTGACGGTGGCGTGGGTGGGCTACGACCTGAACCCGCACCCGCTGGGCCGCTACGAGACGGGCGGACGCGCGGCGCTGCCCATCTGGCTGGCGTACATGAAGCGCGCGCTGGAGGGCCGGCCGCAGTCCGAGTTCTACCCGTGGCAGTCCATGGACCTGGTGCGCCTCAACATCGACAAGAAGACGGGGAAGGTGGCCCCGCTCGGCGCGAAGAACTCCGAGATCATGTTCTTCAAGAAGGGCACCGAGCCGAAGGAAGAGGTGCCCGACAAGAACCAGGTCGGCGTCGACCAGTTCATGATGGGCGCCCAGTAG